The nucleotide sequence ttggtacaGGCCATCCCTATACAGCttctaccttggcttgatcaacctgaattccctatggagtcacaacatagccaagaaaaaacACTCaatcggtgcaaaaggtgcacttctcaaggttaccaaataaacgtgcatctcgtaaagcattaaaaacaacacgtaagtgatcaagatgttcatccatagatttgttgcaaatcaatatatcatcaaagtagactacaacaaattttccaatgaaagcacgtagaacctcgttcattaacctcatgaaggtactaggtgcattagttaacccaaaaggcatgactaaccactcatataaaccaaatttagttttgaaagcagttttccattcatctcccaatttcatacgaatctggtgatACCCACTTTGcaaatcaactttggaaaacacaatagcaccactcagttcatcaagcatatcatccaatcgtggaatagggtgtcgatattgAATGGTGATATGattaatagctctacaatcaacacacatacgccatgttccatctttcttaggcactaaaatgacAGGAATagcgcacataacctttgtcgagtagttcttgcacttgtcgctgaatttccttcgtttcttccggattagtcctgtatggcgcatggtttggcaaagatgcaccaggaataagatcaatttggtgctcaatccctcgtattggtggcagccccgctggtatctcacttggaaaaacatctgaaaactcctgcaaaatgttagcaacagtaGGGGGCAAAGAATGCTGCATATCGTGAACTAAAATCAAAgcacccttgcataccaaagcataggcaatagaagtggaagcaaccaattcattaatattagatttagtagcaagcaagcaatgtcctttcaatcttatctcatctttgttactactaacagatttgacatttttatcgatctcagatttagttttcttagctttagcaacatcatcacgcacaatagcttctggagacataggaagcaaaacaattttcttatcatggtgtatgagagaatacatatttgatctaccatgatgcatacaatctgtatcaaattgccatggtctacctagcagaatatgacaagcttccataggcacaacatcacactcaacaacatcatgatatgatccaatagcaaaatgaattcgtaccaatctcgttaccttaaccttaccactattgttgagccatcgaatgtgatatggatgtgggtgtagtttggttgtaagtgcaagcttctctaccatatcgctgctagctaagttgttgcagctacctccatcaattatcaaacggcacgaacgctctttaatgacacactttgtttggaatagtGTATGCCGTTGattttgctctgccttctccatttgtgcgctaAGCACACGTTGCACAATGAGGCTCTCATAATGATTTGCATCCTCTGCACCAATTTGTTCTTCTGGTTGTTCCTCACTTCCTACATGgtcagcagcaagcaaagcaagtgtatcttcatcaaaatcactagcagaggaatactcaccatcatctttgacgacCATAACATGCTTGCTTGGACAGTCACACATCACatgtccatatcccttgcaccggtgACACTGAACGTCTCTTGTTCTACCTGTAGATGCCATGGATGAAGCACTCGCAGCAGGCTTCTGGGTCGTCTTTGCCACTGAATTTGTGGAAGTAGCACGAGGTTTGTCGCTGGATGATGGCATAGGAGCACGTGTAGTTGGAGTAGTAGTCGTGCGGGGCTACCATGAATTAGTTTTCCTTGCAGAAATATTATTCTTGGCACTGGCACGTCTCCCctgcacttccctttcagctttacaagcaaaaTGAAACAAACGGGTTACGTTAGTGTATTCTTTATACGCAAGGATGTCCTGAATTTCACGATTTAACCcacccaaaaatcttgccatagcaggtgcctcatcctcatctaaattacAATGCAACATACCCATTTAcaattcttgataatattcttctacacttttagcaccctatctcagttgttgcaatttatttaacaaatcacgtgcatagtaacaaggaacaaatctagccctcatgattcgtttcaaagcattccaagttcgtggtatgttattaggatttttcttgccatattctatccaccaaacagtagcaaaatcagtaaactcactagtagcagccctaacacgtgtattctcaagaaattcatgacatgcaaacttttgatcaacagcaatttcccaagtaatgtatgcatcgggatcatatttaccatcaaaaggaggtatcttaaattttatcttactgaaagcatcattatTATTGGGTACCTCAAGTCGGCGGTGACCACGCATCCACCATGGCGCTGCCCAGCCGGTGCCTGAACGTGCATCACGCACCCGGCTGGCCCGTGGCGTTCGTCGGGTCCTGATACATTGGCAAGGCGAACCAGCGGCTTCTGCTACCTGAGAAGACCTTGACAGCTTTCAAGATCGCTACCCCAGCTTCCAAttcgaggacgagctgctcctggagggggggagagatgttatgtggGGCCGCCATTATCAGCACAGA is from Miscanthus floridulus cultivar M001 chromosome 7, ASM1932011v1, whole genome shotgun sequence and encodes:
- the LOC136466879 gene encoding uncharacterized protein, which translates into the protein MASTGRTRDVQCHRCKGYGHVMCDCPSKHVMVVKDDGEYSSASDFDEDTLALLAADHVGSEEQPEEQIGAEDANHYESLIVQRVLSAQMEKAEQNQRHTLFQTKCVIKERSCRLIIDGGSCNNLASSDMVEKLALTTKLHPHPYHIRWLNNSGKVKVTRLVRIHFAIGSYHDVVECDVVPMEACHILL